One genomic window of Sphingobacterium oryzagri includes the following:
- a CDS encoding DUF2975 domain-containing protein: MKTSSIIKGIHVVSWVVFIGLCIKAGAIIFCFVASLFKPSFAADLYRGLDLSVVYAQDRSKYISLMSFVILISALKAYLFYLVVQIFLKLHVVRPFSEVVVSLISKISYYAIVVGFLGVLANRFTEYLVKRDVYVNTVGDFWVDSEAFLFMGAIVFVIAQVFRQGVSLQTENDLTV; encoded by the coding sequence ATGAAAACAAGTTCTATTATTAAGGGGATACATGTTGTCTCCTGGGTCGTATTTATAGGCTTATGCATCAAGGCCGGCGCCATTATCTTTTGCTTCGTCGCCTCGCTATTTAAGCCGTCTTTTGCGGCAGATCTTTATCGCGGATTAGATCTTTCGGTGGTCTATGCACAAGATAGGAGCAAGTACATTAGCCTGATGTCGTTTGTTATCCTGATTTCTGCGCTCAAAGCCTATTTATTTTATTTGGTTGTGCAGATTTTTCTAAAACTACATGTGGTCAGGCCCTTTAGCGAAGTTGTCGTTTCCTTGATTTCCAAGATTAGCTATTACGCGATTGTTGTGGGGTTTCTAGGCGTTTTAGCAAATCGGTTTACAGAATATCTGGTCAAACGAGACGTGTATGTAAATACGGTAGGCGATTTTTGGGTAGATAGCGAAGCGTTTCTATTTATGGGAGCTATCGTTTTCGTAATTGCGCAGGTTTTTAGGCAGGGCGTGAGTTTACAAACGGAAAATGATTTGACGGTGTAA
- a CDS encoding trans-sulfuration enzyme family protein: MVKLETSLIHEGKQFNDSKAVVTPIFQTSTYLADTDLAAYISAATATKHPTFYHRHGNPTNSQVAEIIAGLEKTEDALLLATGMAAISTAILAIVQAGDHIVAQHAHYSGTTLFFKEFLVEYGIELTQVDQKDNEAFERALQPNTKLIYVETPSNPNLDLTDLAFIGQLGKRLGITTMADNTFASPINQTPHDFGIDVIVHSATKYLGGHSDLTAGVVCGTAAYIEKVWRRSLVLGASLSPFDSWLLLRGIKTLALRVRQINENALQLARWLDTKEVLRNVAYIGLPTHKQYQLAKQQLRGFTGMICLELAGDNEDQAYRRAQAVLSKLQIFINAASLGGVESLIVHPASMWGTHHDADQKKNSGITKGMLRISVGIEHIDDLIADFEQALSGIASVE; this comes from the coding sequence ATGGTAAAACTCGAAACATCACTTATACACGAAGGAAAACAATTTAACGACAGCAAGGCTGTAGTCACGCCGATCTTTCAGACTTCCACCTATCTCGCGGATACAGATCTGGCGGCCTACATTTCAGCTGCGACAGCAACAAAGCATCCTACGTTTTACCACAGACATGGTAACCCAACGAACAGTCAAGTTGCAGAAATTATCGCGGGTTTAGAAAAAACGGAAGATGCACTACTACTGGCCACAGGGATGGCGGCGATAAGCACAGCTATATTGGCCATTGTGCAGGCTGGCGATCACATCGTAGCACAACACGCACATTATTCTGGTACAACCTTATTTTTTAAGGAATTTTTGGTCGAATATGGTATCGAACTCACGCAGGTCGATCAAAAAGATAACGAAGCTTTTGAGCGTGCATTACAGCCGAATACCAAACTAATTTATGTGGAAACACCATCTAATCCGAACTTGGATCTAACCGATCTTGCTTTTATTGGACAATTAGGCAAACGCTTGGGGATCACAACCATGGCTGATAACACCTTTGCCTCACCCATCAACCAAACACCACATGATTTCGGTATTGATGTCATTGTACATAGCGCCACCAAGTACCTCGGTGGCCACAGCGATCTCACAGCCGGCGTAGTTTGCGGTACAGCGGCGTACATCGAGAAAGTATGGCGTCGCTCGCTGGTGCTAGGCGCGTCGCTAAGTCCGTTTGACTCCTGGCTTTTATTGCGTGGTATAAAAACCCTCGCCCTGCGCGTGAGGCAGATTAATGAAAATGCTTTGCAGCTTGCGCGTTGGCTGGATACGAAAGAAGTGTTAAGAAACGTTGCTTACATCGGTTTGCCGACGCATAAGCAATATCAGCTCGCTAAGCAACAGCTACGCGGATTTACCGGAATGATCTGTTTAGAACTTGCGGGAGATAACGAAGATCAAGCGTATCGCCGTGCACAGGCGGTATTGAGCAAGCTGCAAATTTTTATTAATGCGGCTAGTTTAGGCGGTGTGGAATCGCTGATTGTACATCCGGCAAGCATGTGGGGCACACATCACGACGCTGATCAGAAAAAAAATAGCGGCATTACCAAAGGGATGCTCCGTATTTCGGTAGGTATCGAGCATAT
- a CDS encoding helix-turn-helix domain-containing protein, with amino-acid sequence MGIVVNLDVMMAKRKISLSELSEKVGISLPNLSILKTGKAKAMRFSTLEALCHVLDCKPGDILDYVADE; translated from the coding sequence ATGGGGATCGTAGTCAATTTAGATGTGATGATGGCGAAACGCAAGATATCGCTTAGTGAACTTTCGGAAAAAGTGGGTATTTCGCTGCCCAACCTTTCCATATTGAAAACAGGCAAGGCAAAAGCAATGCGATTTAGTACGCTTGAAGCGCTATGTCATGTGCTGGATTGTAAGCCGGGCGATATCTTGGATTATGTGGCAGACGAATAA